The genomic interval TGCGTTGTCTTTCTTTTCGTGATTCGCTACCGTGGTTTGAGAACAGTACTATACTttcccttttccttttcatttggTGAGCGCTTGAGCAAATACTTGAgttggaaagaaaatgaaattagacATATTTCCATGGAATGAGCATTCCTTTTAATTGGGAAAAGTTATGACTTGACACATATCACTATCTACAGTCGTTGATTTGTTTGATTCAACATCATTCAATGTTATTTTACACAGTTTTTTTATAGGTAAGACTGTCAGTTAATCACATTCTTTCTGCATGATTTTTGAAAGTGTACCTGCATTTCTTAGATGGAAAAAGAAGGCATGTGAAGACAGGCTTCTAAGAGTTAATTAGTTCTtgacatatttatttcattgctaatcatttctttttatttttatttatttattattttttttgggatttggAAGGTTCCTCATTTCCTACAGGTATGGCTTCTTAAAGTATAGTTTCCTGTCAACAACCATAGGTCTTTTTGGTAATATTGgcagtttcaattttttaggGGTGGCTTTTGAATATAGAACCTGTTGCTGATTCTTTCTTGAATAGTTGTGAGAAACATGGACCAGCAAATTTTCTGTTGAGTGAACACGATGACTctgtgatgttgctttgtgAGGCATAAATGATTTTGTCTACATACAGttatcttatcatttttatttatgatgcACAGTTCGgagaaagagatgaatcgTCGGAAGGACATGCTTGCTAATTTGAGATCCAAAGTGAATCAAATGGCTTCCACGTTGAACATGTCAAACTTTGCTAATAGGGATAGCCTGCTTGGACCAGAGATAAAGTCAGCCGATGTCATGAACCGAGCAACTGGCTTGGACAATCAGGGCCTTGTTGGTTTTCAACGACAAATTATGAGAGGCAAGTGCTCTTGATTATTGTATAACCTATTCTTAATATGTATATTGCTtaggtttttttaatttattaattattattattttttaaatgctgATCTTAACGAGAGTATTTCTTTTAACAGAGCAAGATGAAGGGCTTGAGAAACTGGAGGAGACAGTAGTCAGTACAAAGCATATTGCATTGGCAGTCAATGAAGAACTTGACCTGCACACTAGACTTATTGTATGGTTTACCAGTTCATgagttgttttctttctttgattttgtAGTTAGCCGAATGACCAGTGCTATGTCCATAAGTTTAACAATCTCTTGCTATATCACTGTGCAGGATGACTTGGACCAGCATGTGGATGTTACAGATTCTCGCCTACGGGtaaatattcaattatttgctTGTTAACTTCCTCAAAATTTCTCTTGAcaattgcattttcatttactCTGCCCCTAGCTAGCGGAAATTTGCTGTGACCAAAGAAGGTTCTTTGGGATACTGTGttctatataatatataatttaaatcaattctGTCTTCCTGTAACAGCGAGTGCAGAAGAACCTGGCAATTTTGAATAAGCGCACAAAGGGTGGTTGCACGTGTATGTGCATGCTTTTAGCTGTTATCGGAATCGTTGTTCTGGTTGTGGTCATATATATGTTGATCAAATACTTGTAAAACTCACAATGGTGAATGCAACTGTTTCCCCCTTGCTGTCTGTCTTTTGGTGTGCTGGCTGGGTTTCGCTCTTATTGTTGTGTGCAAACTTTTCgtttgattttcttgttttctttgtcTGCTTTGTAAGTGAAGTCAAAAGGTTGAGGCATTCAACAACTCAGTAAATTGTTAGTAAATTTGTCGTGCTCATATTGCCATATTAATCTTTTTATCCTCTCGTATGTTTCCGCTCCCTTCTCTCATGGTGCAAACTTTTCAATCAGATAGAAATTGCAACTTGAACCATGAAGGTGGGACTGTGCTCCACTCTCTAAGCCTCGATCAAACGGTGGATGAATGAAGGGGTAAAAACGAAAGGAAATGCATGCgaaatttctcattttatttcttttgaaattgCATGTCGTCATCATTTCATCAAGAACATTCTGAGAAACCCCATCTCTTAATAAAATGCTAAGCAGCTTAATACGCATATATCGTGAAGGCCGGATAGCTTAGAAGGTTGGCTAGAAAATACAACTCAGAGTCTCGCTATTCAACTGAAGAGCGGGTGGGcaataatttatgtaattcTTCATCCAAtagcattattttaattttctaatatatttataacattaaaaacaaGATTTGAAATATGCACAACACCTAAGAAAGTTCTGCcatattcaaagaaaaagaagcccAATTCTGCCATATTAAAAGAAGATTTGCAATATACATAGTACGACAGAAATTTCTGccatattcaaattaaaagaagtCAAACCTAATAATAATTGGGCTTGACTTGAGCTTAATTTTGACACCGAAGCCCGTAAACAAAGCCCAAGTTAGTGATTCCCACTCTGCATTCTTTTGCAATTACCCCTGAATTTCAGCTTCAGGTATCATCATTCGTTCATGtctgggaaaaaaaaaaaatcgtttgaaaaacttcaaatttctttcatctaattaattttcttgggTTCTAGTACACGCACATGCAATTGCACTAAATAATCGACTTACGGAGGAAGAAAATGAGCATAGTAccaaaagaaacaattgaGGTAATCGCACAGAGCATTGGAGTTTACAATTTGTCCTCCGATGTCGCACTCGCTCTCGCTCCCGATGTCGAGTATCGCGTCCGCGAAATCATGCAGGTacacttttatttctttataattttgttttcgttCATTTGCTAGTGTAGTAATTAAgctttattcttttataattgaagTTCAATTTTTAGTTACTATATGAGTTTATTACTGAAGTTTGTTGCTTTCAAATTGTAGGAGGCGATTAAATGTATGCGACACGCGCACAGAACTGTATTGACTGCAAATGATGTTGATAGCGCGCTTAATTTGAGAAATGTGgaggtattttttaaaaaaaattttttattattgattgatATGTATTTTGATCTTAAAAAAGGGTTCGTTTGAGATTGAATTGAACAAATTATAGATGTTTTTGTTGCgatttttttctcctctctAGTGTTGTAGttttgaatttctaaatatttagtTTGTGTTTTCCTTCTGCATCAGCCGATCTATGGATTTGCTTCTGGTGATTCTCTGCGATTCAAGAGAGCTTCTGGTCTCAAGGATTTGTACTACATTGATGACAAAGATGTAGAATTAAGGAATGTAAGGAATTGGAGATTCCATTTAGATATGATCTTTGAAGCAGCTTTGGTTGTGGTTGTTCTCTGATTTTGCTTGATGGATGCAGGTGATTGAAACACCATTGCCAAAGGCACCGCTTGATACATCTGTTGCTGTGCACTGGCTGGCAATTGAAGGCGTCCAACCTGCTATACCTGAAAATGCTCCAGTTGAtggtatatttttttaactctgATGCTATGTAAATTTAAGGGATGAAGGATTGGTTTTTACTAAATTCATATATGTGGGGTGAAACCTTGAGTGGCCAAAAGTTGCTGTGGATTAGAAACTATGGGTATTATCTTTTAGAACTTGTCTTGTTCATATGCATGGTCAATTATAATTGCATTTAGTTTGCTGCTGAACCATGTAGTATGTCGCTGTTGGATGGTCATGTGGATAGCTCCAAGATGTGCTTTAGTGATGTTTAATCAATGAAGggattaatttttatggacTTGTTTGGCAAATGTAGACtaacttttagattttttatataatggGTATTTTGGCTCTTTATGTTGCTTTATTCACGGTGCTTACAGCTGTCTCTGATGGTAGAAGATCAGAATATAGGGAAGATGGCATTTCTGTTGACATTAGATTACCTGTTAAGCATGTACTTTCTAAGGAGCTTCAGGTACATTCACTGTCCCATGACTATgctatatgttttttttcccctccctAATTTGTTTAcccttaaaagaaaaaaaatcatgaataTTTCAATGATAACATCTTGCCGTCACTGCCTGTGCAGCTTTACTTTGATAAAATAAGAGAGCTTACTGTGAGTAGATCCAACTCTACTGTCTTCAAACAAGCACTATTAAGCTTGGCAATGGACTCAGGACTTCATCCATTAGTTCCTTATTTCACATACTTCATCTCTGAGGAGGTAGTCACTAGGATCTTcaacttttgtcttttcttggcataaattatgaaaacttTGTTGTTAGTGATATCAGCTGACGTCTCTGTGTTTTCTTCAGGTCACAAGaagtttgaaaaatttttCTCTATTGTTTGCTTTGATGCGTGTTGCCCGAAGTCTTCTTCGAAATCCACACATACATATAGAACCTTATGTAAGTGTAGTGCATTCTATTTGGTCCTACTTTCATCATTTATATTGAACTGTACAAACTATCATATGGATTTCTTTTTGAATCCTATCAGTGAAGTTTTGCAATGATTACATGAAATTATCTTGTGAAGACCTCTAGAAGGGTTTAAAAGATTATAggattattcaaatttatttatttatttttaataagaaatgaGGCAATAGAGTGCAGCAATTGgccttttttcaaaataatattggaCTCTGGAAATCCGTGTTTATGAATTAGTCGATGGACAGTGAGTAACCTCGggaatgttattttttaacaattatcaCATCGTTGGGATCTGTCAGGTCCTAAGTTTTGGGCTTGGAACTGCAAGTGCTAATCAACACTAATGGTGTTAATTTTCTTCAGCTACACCAAATGATGCCTTCCGTTATTACCTGCCTTGTCTCTAAAAGATTGGGGAATAGATTTTCTGACAATCACTGGGACCTTAGAAACTTTGTGGCTGACCTTATTGCTTCAATATGTACAAGGTGATTTTCTGTTCCTTCtgatttttacatattttaaagttCATTGTAAGAAAATCTGCTTGACTCAAAATCAGCATGTAAAGCCAATTTACCTTATTGTGAATTTCTACTGTTGGAAAGTTTACTTCTACATGTTTCTACTTGAGAATCATTTAGTCATGCTTGTTTATAATTAGAGCCGAATGGATTTTATATGTGCTTAAGCTGGTGTATTAAGTCCTGTATTTTTCTagattgatttgtttttcttttctttcttcatttttgaatcACATGATTTCAGCAATATCCAGTATAGATATGCTCTACCAAGTAGGGAGATTAGAACTTGTGTTTGAGAGAATATCATTTGCTCCCTAATTTGTCTTTATAATCACTGTAGCTCTATTTCTTCTCATGTGTAAACTTTTGCAGATTTGGGCATGTTTATCAAAATCTCCAATCACGTGTGACAAGGACTCTGCTCCATGCTTTCTTGGACCCAACAAAATCATTGTCTCAGCACTATGGTGCAATTCAGGGGCTGGCGGCCCTCGGACCCAGTGTGGTATTCTTCATCCACTACgctttttccatttttgagattagggggaaaaaatcttcttttatGGGGTGGGGGGAATGGGAGTAAATGTGATAACCCGTTTTTCTGGAAAGACTATTTCAGCCAGTATTTACTGCAAGTTCTGAGGAGAAAAGCCAGAAGGGGAGACATACATTTTAGAATAAGTGCCAATTTTATGAATATGCTCTTTTTGTATCGATTTTCACTTAGCAGTATCACATTCTTCGAACTTTTTGAGAAATTCTGATGTtgttggattttgttttgcATATTAACCATAGGGCGCTTATCTTGCTTTGAGCTGTCATTgtagcatttatttttatgtcttaTAGAGTTCATTACCTTTTTCTGATTCTGGGTAGGTGCATCTTCTTATACTACCGAATCTTGAGCTGTATTTGAAGTTCCTTGAACCAGAGATGCTTCttgagaaacaaaaaaatgagatgAAGAGGCATGAAGCTTGGCGTGTTTATGGGGCTTTGCAGGTTGACTTTTTCTTTAAGGAGTTCCTCTACTTGGATTACTATTGACATGGCATGCATTGACACTATCATGACCAAAATTTTCAGTGTGCAGCCGGTCTATGCGTATATGATCGACTGAAAACTGTTTTGTTGAGGCCTCCAAAACAGTCCAGATGGGAGAGTAATAGAAAAGGCATGATTGTGTTTCCAAGTATGATAtcattgaattaattttttctttatttgcatacatacatatgcCGGTAGACACTTGCATCTTTTTGTAGGCTGGGTAACTTATTCTGGAATCCAGAGATTTTAATCACTCGAAAATTGTATTCTTAATAGTCTACCCGGGAgacaaaagaattaaattaaacattgATCTCCCATGGCTGTATATGTGAATGAATGGACTTGATTTGAGTTTCAGTGGCCAGTATGTCTTTTAACGTTGTGGACGTTGGTAGCAAATTTGGTATGCTGCTAACTAACATTGCAGAAACCAATTTAATCTGCTCCTGTAAATCTTCATCATTCAGGGTATCTAGCAAATGCAATAGAAGCATTGATAATGTTGCTAGCACACTCTTACCTTTAGAATTTGCAATAGATAATTGCTCTCATCGTCTTACTATATTGTCTTTTTTCAACTTATCAAGGTAAACGTAAAGCAAGCATGGACAACTTAATGCTGCAACCGCCGGTCAAGAAAATGGCAACACTTGGCCCCATGGGTGTGATGCCAGTGAACTCCATGGCTGTTAACATGCAAGGACCATCAGGTGGATTTTCGACTCCTGTAGAAGGTCCAAGGGCTGGTGTATCAATGTTACGGCATTTACAAAATGAGAAGATGTTGAGAAGGGAGGTCAGCAATCAAGCACTAAAGACTTCAACTGTTCTAGCTCAGGCTTGGAAGGAGGATGCCGAAGGAGGGCACTTGCTGGCATCCCTGTATGAACTTTTTGGTGAAAGCATGTTCTCTTTTACTCGCAAATCCGAGTTATATTTCTTCTTGTGATAATTAGGAAATAGGAACCTACAATTTACAATAATTCTGTAAATTTTGTATTGTGTTTACAATCAACAGGTTATAGAAGCTCGCAAACTATTAGCAGATAAGTGAATCGGTTACATACATACCGATGGTTGAGATTCACCTATTTTCTTGGACTTTTTGTTTAATGAAGCATTGTTTGTGCGCCACCTGTGTAATTCTTTTCACTTATTtctagaattaaaataaatcattcatCCTGTACAGCTTTGGGTTGAAGCTCCTTGTGAAAAATTTGTTAAGGTTTGGATGATGTGCCTGAGGGCATCAACCTTTATATCCAGATCGAATTATCGAAGACCACTAATTATGGGATTAATTTAACCATTCACATTACTAATGAACAAATGACAAATGTGATAtagatgaaaagaaaaacctAGATATCAGGTACACTTGAGCTTCAAGATCATTACATAGCTTAATAGCACCACGAGATAGAAAAGATGCAAAAGCAAGttcaaaagaattaaaagaagagCTTTCTTGGTGGTCTGGAATTAACAGTTGAAGGTGAGGTAGGCGTATTTAGGGGAAGGGGAACCCCTCTGCTTTCTTGACTTCCTGCTGCTTTGTCAAGCACTTTTGCTGCCTTAGGGTTGGTTAGAAGCGTCTTCTGAAACGACTGTGAGAAGCCTGTAGCGATTATAGTCACGTGTATCTCCCCATTGTAGCGGTCGTCCACAACAGCCCCAAATATTATGTTAGCCGAAGGATCTGCCAAACTTGTCACAACCTGAAAATATCCAAAACGCAACAAATTACTTGTTAAGCTAATGGCTAAAAGAGCCTGTACTGACTGCATAAAATCATTACATAGCTTCAAAAATTCCAGGTTGCCAACCAATTTTTGTTAAGTTTATGTAAACTGACACCTCATATAGCTTGTAAAATTCTACAGTACCTGGGACACTCGATTAACCTCCTGCAAGGTTATGTCCTTTCCTCCAGTAATATTATATACCACACCAGTTGCCGACTGGATTGATGACCCAATCAAGGGAGCCAAAGTTGCCTGTTCAGCAGCTTCTTCTGCACGGTTTTTGCTGGATGAAACCCCCACTCCAAGCAT from Citrus sinensis cultivar Valencia sweet orange chromosome 9, DVS_A1.0, whole genome shotgun sequence carries:
- the LOC102608030 gene encoding syntaxin-51 — protein: MASASDSWIKEYNEAIKLADDINGMISERSSMPASGPESQRHASAIRRKITILGTRLDSLQSLLSKLPGKQPISEKEMNRRKDMLANLRSKVNQMASTLNMSNFANRDSLLGPEIKSADVMNRATGLDNQGLVGFQRQIMREQDEGLEKLEETVVSTKHIALAVNEELDLHTRLIDDLDQHVDVTDSRLRRVQKNLAILNKRTKGGCTCMCMLLAVIGIVVLVVVIYMLIKYL
- the LOC102607535 gene encoding transcription initiation factor TFIID subunit 6 isoform X2 — encoded protein: MSIVPKETIEVIAQSIGVYNLSSDVALALAPDVEYRVREIMQEAIKCMRHAHRTVLTANDVDSALNLRNVEPIYGFASGDSLRFKRASGLKDLYYIDDKDVELRNVIETPLPKAPLDTSVAVHWLAIEGVQPAIPENAPVDAVSDGRRSEYREDGISVDIRLPVKHVLSKELQLYFDKIRELTVSRSNSTVFKQALLSLAMDSGLHPLVPYFTYFISEEVTRSLKNFSLLFALMRVARSLLRNPHIHIEPYLHQMMPSVITCLVSKRLGNRFSDNHWDLRNFVADLIASICTRFGHVYQNLQSRVTRTLLHAFLDPTKSLSQHYGAIQGLAALGPSVVHLLILPNLELYLKFLEPEMLLEKQKNEMKRHEAWRVYGALQCAAGLCVYDRLKTVLLRPPKQSRWESNRKGKRKASMDNLMLQPPVKKMATLGPMGVMPVNSMAVNMQGPSGGFSTPVEGPRAGVSMLRHLQNEKMLRREVSNQALKTSTVLAQAWKEDAEGGHLLASLYELFGESMFSFTRKSELYFFL
- the LOC102607535 gene encoding transcription initiation factor TFIID subunit 6 isoform X1; its protein translation is MSIVPKETIEVIAQSIGVYNLSSDVALALAPDVEYRVREIMQEAIKCMRHAHRTVLTANDVDSALNLRNVEPIYGFASGDSLRFKRASGLKDLYYIDDKDVELRNVIETPLPKAPLDTSVAVHWLAIEGVQPAIPENAPVDAVSDGRRSEYREDGISVDIRLPVKHVLSKELQLYFDKIRELTVSRSNSTVFKQALLSLAMDSGLHPLVPYFTYFISEEVTRSLKNFSLLFALMRVARSLLRNPHIHIEPYLHQMMPSVITCLVSKRLGNRFSDNHWDLRNFVADLIASICTRFGHVYQNLQSRVTRTLLHAFLDPTKSLSQHYGAIQGLAALGPSVVHLLILPNLELYLKFLEPEMLLEKQKNEMKRHEAWRVYGALQCAAGLCVYDRLKTVLLRPPKQSRWESNRKGMIVFPSKRKASMDNLMLQPPVKKMATLGPMGVMPVNSMAVNMQGPSGGFSTPVEGPRAGVSMLRHLQNEKMLRREVSNQALKTSTVLAQAWKEDAEGGHLLASLYELFGESMFSFTRKSELYFFL